Proteins encoded together in one Thermomonospora curvata DSM 43183 window:
- a CDS encoding 5-formyltetrahydrofolate cyclo-ligase has protein sequence MQNTESKSKLRRRFLAARAALDESERAAAGRALRDELLGLPEVEMAASVAAYMSFGSEPETHRLIFALWKRGTYVLLPRLLPDGDLDWASYEGPDSMAPASRPGSAGMLEPTEPSRGREAIKAADVVLVPALAVDRTGVRLGRGAGSYDRALARVEPGILTVGLVYDHELVDELPAEPHDQRLKAVVTPSQGLVRFS, from the coding sequence GTGCAGAATACCGAGTCGAAATCTAAGCTCCGCAGGCGGTTTCTGGCCGCCCGCGCCGCTTTGGACGAAAGTGAACGGGCCGCCGCCGGCCGGGCATTGCGCGACGAACTGCTCGGGCTGCCGGAGGTGGAGATGGCCGCCTCGGTGGCCGCCTACATGTCGTTCGGCAGTGAGCCGGAGACCCACCGCCTGATTTTCGCGTTGTGGAAGCGCGGAACGTATGTGCTGTTGCCGCGGCTGCTGCCGGACGGCGATCTGGATTGGGCCTCTTATGAGGGCCCGGACTCGATGGCCCCGGCGTCCCGGCCGGGGTCGGCGGGGATGCTGGAGCCGACCGAGCCGTCGCGCGGCCGCGAGGCGATCAAGGCGGCGGACGTGGTGCTGGTCCCGGCGCTGGCGGTGGACCGCACGGGGGTGCGGCTGGGCCGGGGCGCCGGTTCCTATGACCGGGCGCTGGCCCGGGTGGAGCCGGGGATCCTCACGGTGGGGCTGGTGTACGACCACGAGCTGGTCGATGAGCTTCCCGCCGAGCCGCACGACCAGCGGCTGAAGGCCGTCGTGACCCCTTCGCAGGGGCTGGTGCGCTTTTCCTGA
- the galU gene encoding UTP--glucose-1-phosphate uridylyltransferase GalU, which produces MPDMKPVTKAVVPAAGLGTRFLPATKATPKEMLPIVDKPAIQYVVEEAVAAGLTDVLMITGRSKRSIEDHFDRAYELEEALRAKGDEERLASVRQSSELATIHYVRQGDPKGLGHAVYCARQHVGDEPFAVLLGDDMIDARDALLTRMIEVRRRYGGSVVALMEVEPDQVSAYGCAAIEPTDSEDTVRITDLVEKPPADQAPSRWIIIGRYVCDPAVFDVLEKTPPGRGGEIQLTDALLTLAHMPADQGGGVHGVLFRGRRYDTGNKLEYLRTVVQFASEREDLAPEFMPWLREFVNKHGS; this is translated from the coding sequence ATGCCTGACATGAAACCTGTGACGAAGGCCGTCGTCCCTGCGGCCGGCCTCGGTACCCGATTCTTGCCCGCCACCAAGGCCACCCCCAAGGAGATGCTGCCCATCGTCGACAAACCGGCGATCCAGTACGTGGTCGAAGAAGCGGTGGCCGCGGGGTTGACCGATGTGCTGATGATCACAGGGCGCAGCAAACGTTCTATTGAAGACCATTTCGATAGGGCTTACGAACTTGAGGAGGCGCTGCGCGCCAAGGGCGACGAGGAGCGGCTGGCCTCCGTCCGGCAGTCCAGCGAGCTGGCCACCATCCACTATGTGCGGCAGGGCGACCCCAAAGGGCTCGGCCACGCGGTCTACTGCGCACGCCAGCACGTGGGAGACGAGCCGTTCGCGGTGCTGCTCGGCGACGACATGATCGACGCGCGGGACGCCCTGCTGACCCGCATGATCGAAGTCCGCCGGCGGTACGGCGGCAGCGTGGTGGCGTTGATGGAGGTCGAGCCCGACCAGGTCTCCGCCTACGGGTGCGCGGCCATCGAGCCGACCGATTCGGAAGACACCGTGCGCATCACCGACCTGGTCGAAAAACCCCCCGCCGACCAGGCCCCCAGCCGGTGGATCATCATCGGCCGCTACGTCTGCGACCCGGCCGTCTTCGACGTGCTGGAGAAGACCCCGCCCGGCCGCGGCGGCGAGATCCAGCTGACCGACGCCCTGCTGACCCTCGCCCACATGCCCGCCGACCAGGGCGGCGGGGTGCACGGCGTACTGTTCCGGGGACGGCGCTACGACACCGGCAACAAGCTGGAGTACCTGCGCACCGTGGTGCAGTTCGCCTCCGAACGGGAAGACCTGGCACCGGAGTTCATGCCCTGGCTTCGGGAGTTCGTCAACAAGCACGGCTCGTGA
- a CDS encoding GNAT family N-acetyltransferase: MEHLRGWPVTLTEGPVGLRPLRMRDAARWRDLRVRNADWLRPWEPTNPETPLFRTGLGPYLSMVHTMRREARQGLALPWVVTYEGEFVGQLTIGAIVWGSARSAQIGYWIDRQVAGRGVIPTAVAMAVDHCFFTVGLHRLEANIRPENTASRRVVEKLGFREEGIRRRQLHIDGAWRDHICYALTVEDVPGGLRSRWQATMKQTFPRSSS; encoded by the coding sequence GTGGAACACTTGCGAGGTTGGCCGGTCACCTTGACCGAAGGGCCGGTCGGCCTTCGGCCGTTGCGGATGCGGGACGCGGCCCGATGGCGGGATCTGCGCGTCAGAAATGCCGACTGGCTGCGTCCGTGGGAACCGACCAACCCGGAGACGCCGCTGTTCCGGACCGGGTTGGGACCGTACCTGAGCATGGTGCACACCATGCGCCGGGAGGCCCGGCAGGGGCTCGCGCTGCCCTGGGTGGTCACCTACGAGGGCGAGTTCGTGGGACAGCTCACCATCGGCGCCATCGTGTGGGGTTCGGCCAGGTCGGCGCAGATCGGCTACTGGATCGACCGCCAGGTCGCCGGGCGCGGGGTGATCCCCACCGCAGTGGCCATGGCCGTCGACCACTGCTTCTTCACCGTCGGGCTGCACCGGCTGGAAGCCAATATCCGCCCCGAGAACACCGCCAGTCGCCGTGTGGTGGAAAAGCTGGGTTTCCGTGAAGAAGGAATTCGCCGCCGCCAGCTGCACATCGACGGAGCCTGGCGTGACCACATCTGTTACGCCCTCACCGTCGAGGACGTGCCCGGCGGACTGCGTTCCCGCTGGCAGGCCACCATGAAGCAGACTTTCCCCCGATCTTCTTCCTGA
- a CDS encoding Twin-arginine translocation pathway signal, which translates to MWLGPRHLIPTVATQAQLIEELSRAADAPTRQGLLGAGVAYSSLLGRLYQDAGDVERSGHWRAAALDMAHRSGDPQLISYALTNKAMLAIDLGDGRAVFDYATAALADEHRLCPKVRVLVLVHQAHGCTMLPSGDRDTVDRLLDRAADLVDQVDDDYLWGNACRRTGGYIDVQRATAYLRLGAYQAAADLWDRLLGEAPQSVRRDNAVFWTRWAGALAAVPEPERVVQIAAAAAPIVESTGSARLRRELPVQPLPPGEWTRRPLVEEVLDHAPPEKVFVIDPKSLIQPRNEEAPLFAGRVGTLGQVPGNAIRCAAGRPPEDYALPCRL; encoded by the coding sequence ATGTGGCTTGGGCCCCGCCACCTCATCCCCACCGTCGCCACCCAGGCCCAACTCATCGAGGAGCTGAGCCGCGCCGCCGATGCCCCCACCCGGCAAGGTCTCCTCGGCGCCGGTGTCGCCTATTCCTCCTTGCTGGGCCGGCTGTACCAGGACGCCGGTGACGTAGAACGGTCCGGCCACTGGCGCGCGGCGGCCCTGGACATGGCGCATCGCTCCGGCGACCCGCAACTGATCTCCTATGCGCTGACGAACAAGGCGATGCTGGCCATCGACCTCGGTGACGGCCGGGCCGTCTTCGACTACGCCACCGCCGCTTTGGCCGATGAGCACCGGCTGTGCCCGAAGGTGCGGGTCTTGGTGCTCGTCCACCAGGCACACGGCTGCACCATGCTTCCCAGCGGAGACCGGGACACCGTGGACCGGCTGCTGGACCGGGCGGCCGATCTCGTCGACCAGGTCGATGATGACTACCTCTGGGGCAACGCCTGCCGAAGGACCGGCGGCTACATCGACGTCCAGCGCGCCACCGCATACCTGCGGCTGGGCGCCTACCAGGCCGCCGCCGACCTGTGGGACCGGCTCCTGGGGGAGGCGCCGCAGTCGGTACGCCGCGATAACGCGGTGTTCTGGACGAGGTGGGCCGGGGCGCTGGCCGCCGTGCCGGAACCGGAGCGGGTGGTCCAGATCGCGGCAGCGGCGGCGCCGATCGTGGAGAGCACCGGGTCGGCGCGGCTGCGGCGGGAGCTGCCGGTGCAGCCGCTGCCGCCCGGCGAGTGGACGCGGCGCCCGCTGGTCGAGGAGGTACTCGACCACGCGCCGCCGGAGAAGGTATTCGTGATCGACCCGAAGAGCCTGATTCAACCCCGGAACGAAGAAGCCCCACTCTTTGCGGGGAGGGTGGGGACGCTGGGGCAGGTGCCGGGAAATGCGATCCGCTGCGCCGCCGGCCGGCCTCCGGAGGATTACGCCCTGCCCTGCCGACTTTAG
- the glp gene encoding gephyrin-like molybdotransferase Glp, giving the protein MRSVDEHLDQILKTVPLLAPLDLALPEAQGAVLAEPVSAPVPLPPFDNSAMDGYAVVAADVAAASPAAPVTLSVIGDVTAGDTGICAIRPGLCTRIMTGAPIPAGADAVVPVEWTDGGTVTVRITRPVPPGRHIRRAGEDVRAGQVVLQPGVRLGATQLGMLAALGRARVSARPKPRVVVLSTGDELREPGTTLAPGQIWDSNGFMLTAAVNEAGGVGFRETSLADAPEEVLTALREQLTRADAIITTGGVSMGARDVVKEALSGTLTFAKVAMRPGKPQGFGLLDGVPVFTLPGNPVSAYVSFQVFVRPALQAMQGLPPQPPPTVTAALTEDVRSPAGLRHYLRARLTHGPQGLSAVPAQAQGSHQMSALASADALIVVPEERDVLRAGEVVEVWPLPR; this is encoded by the coding sequence CTGCGGTCGGTGGACGAGCACCTCGACCAGATCCTCAAGACGGTGCCGCTGCTGGCACCGCTCGACCTGGCGCTGCCGGAGGCGCAGGGGGCCGTGCTGGCCGAACCGGTGTCCGCACCGGTCCCCCTGCCGCCGTTCGACAACTCCGCCATGGACGGGTACGCGGTGGTGGCGGCGGACGTGGCCGCCGCCTCACCGGCCGCCCCGGTCACCCTGTCGGTGATCGGGGACGTGACCGCCGGCGACACCGGCATCTGCGCGATCCGCCCCGGTCTGTGCACCCGCATCATGACCGGGGCGCCCATCCCCGCCGGAGCCGACGCCGTCGTCCCCGTGGAGTGGACCGACGGCGGCACCGTCACCGTCCGCATCACCCGCCCCGTCCCTCCCGGCCGGCACATCCGCCGGGCCGGGGAGGACGTCCGGGCCGGGCAGGTGGTGCTGCAGCCGGGCGTGCGGCTGGGCGCCACGCAGCTGGGCATGCTCGCCGCGCTCGGCCGCGCCCGGGTCAGCGCCCGCCCCAAACCGCGGGTGGTCGTGCTGTCCACCGGGGACGAGCTGCGCGAGCCGGGCACCACGCTGGCCCCCGGCCAGATCTGGGACTCCAACGGCTTCATGCTGACCGCCGCCGTGAACGAGGCCGGCGGGGTCGGCTTCCGGGAGACCTCCCTGGCCGACGCCCCGGAAGAGGTGCTGACGGCGCTGCGGGAACAGCTGACCCGCGCCGATGCGATCATCACCACCGGCGGGGTGTCGATGGGCGCCCGGGACGTGGTCAAAGAGGCGCTGAGCGGCACCCTGACCTTCGCCAAGGTGGCGATGCGCCCCGGCAAGCCCCAGGGCTTCGGGCTGCTGGACGGCGTCCCCGTCTTCACCCTGCCCGGCAACCCCGTCAGCGCCTACGTCTCCTTCCAGGTGTTCGTGCGCCCGGCGCTGCAGGCCATGCAGGGACTGCCGCCCCAGCCGCCGCCGACCGTCACCGCCGCGCTCACCGAGGACGTCCGCTCCCCGGCCGGGCTGCGCCACTACCTGCGCGCCCGCCTGACGCACGGCCCGCAAGGGCTGTCGGCCGTCCCCGCCCAGGCGCAAGGATCGCACCAGATGAGCGCACTGGCCTCGGCCGACGCACTGATCGTGGTCCCGGAGGAACGCGACGTTCTGCGGGCGGGGGAAGTGGTGGAGGTCTGGCCTCTGCCACGATGA
- the moaC gene encoding cyclic pyranopterin monophosphate synthase MoaC, translated as MNEPASPQGFSHLDESGRAHMVDVSAKEVTARTATASGFVRLSPECVATLRAGDVPKGDALAVARIAGIQAAKRTPDLVPLCHPIAIHGVRVDLDVRDEGVAIEARVRTADRTGVEMEALTSVTVAALTLIDMVKAIDPAATITDVRVEEKTGGKSGTWRRPA; from the coding sequence GTGAATGAGCCCGCATCCCCGCAGGGGTTCTCGCACCTGGACGAGTCCGGCCGGGCGCACATGGTCGACGTCTCGGCCAAGGAGGTGACCGCCCGCACCGCCACCGCCAGTGGCTTCGTCCGCCTGTCACCCGAATGCGTGGCGACCCTGCGCGCCGGGGACGTCCCCAAGGGGGACGCGCTGGCGGTGGCCCGCATCGCCGGCATCCAGGCCGCCAAACGCACCCCCGACCTGGTGCCGCTGTGCCACCCCATCGCCATCCACGGCGTCCGCGTCGACCTGGACGTCCGCGACGAGGGCGTGGCGATCGAGGCCCGCGTCCGCACCGCCGACCGGACCGGGGTGGAGATGGAGGCGCTCACCTCGGTCACCGTGGCCGCCCTGACGCTGATCGACATGGTCAAGGCCATCGACCCGGCCGCCACGATCACCGACGTGCGCGTCGAGGAGAAGACCGGCGGCAAGAGCGGCACCTGGCGGAGACCGGCATGA
- a CDS encoding MogA/MoaB family molybdenum cofactor biosynthesis protein, translating into MIRAMAVTVSNRAAAGVYPDRSGPLLAELLAELGCRVDGPVVVPDGEPVAEVLSQAVAAGYDVVVTTGGTGLTPTDRTPEMTRRVIEREVPGIAEAIRLQGRDKVPTAILSRGLAGIAGRTLIVNLPGSTGGVRDGMAVLGPVLVHAVEQIAGGDHRRTDDSPVTN; encoded by the coding sequence ATGATCCGGGCGATGGCGGTGACGGTCTCCAACCGGGCCGCGGCGGGCGTCTACCCCGACCGGTCCGGGCCGCTGCTGGCCGAGCTGCTGGCCGAACTGGGCTGCCGGGTCGACGGCCCGGTGGTCGTCCCCGACGGCGAACCGGTCGCCGAGGTCCTGTCGCAGGCGGTGGCGGCCGGCTACGACGTGGTGGTCACCACCGGCGGCACCGGGCTGACCCCCACCGACCGGACCCCCGAGATGACCCGGAGGGTGATCGAACGGGAGGTCCCCGGAATCGCCGAGGCCATCCGGCTGCAGGGCCGCGACAAAGTGCCCACCGCGATCCTGTCGCGCGGGCTGGCCGGGATCGCCGGGCGCACCCTGATCGTCAACCTGCCGGGCTCCACCGGCGGGGTCCGCGACGGAATGGCGGTGCTGGGACCGGTGCTGGTGCACGCCGTCGAGCAGATCGCCGGCGGCGACCACCGGCGAACCGATGATTCACCCGTCACCAATTGA
- a CDS encoding helix-turn-helix domain-containing protein, whose product MPGLSSLHGSPAAQIAVLLRGDPSTVRRWITRFNASEAGGLSGRPRIGRPPGGSQIAGAARAMGGTADLTSIQDGCR is encoded by the coding sequence ATGCCGGGGCTGTCGTCGCTGCACGGGTCGCCGGCAGCGCAGATCGCCGTGCTTTTGAGGGGCGATCCGAGTACGGTGCGACGCTGGATCACCCGGTTCAACGCCAGCGAAGCGGGTGGCCTGTCCGGTCGGCCGCGCATTGGACGCCCACCGGGCGGATCGCAGATTGCCGGAGCGGCTCGGGCCATGGGCGGTACGGCGGATCTGACGAGTATCCAGGACGGCTGTCGGTGA